A section of the Malania oleifera isolate guangnan ecotype guangnan chromosome 2, ASM2987363v1, whole genome shotgun sequence genome encodes:
- the LOC131148940 gene encoding calcineurin-binding protein 1 isoform X2, which yields MFSISAINDTDSKGHWEPLAPTKEAQESHLSQIYHEGLLKLETKEYENARELLEAVLKDPLLSSAQVENNASDGHLLQLRFLALKNLATVFLQQDPIHYEKALRCYLQAVEIDTKDSVVWNQLGTLSCSMGSLSISRWAFEQGLFCSPNNWNCMEKLLEVLIAIGDEVACLSVAQLILRHWPSHSRALHVKRTIEEAEPIPFAPRGIDKLEAKHVRLKFLDKRKATDENIDEGVVFKKLNHVIELHIAEASWTALADALLEILLPLSRCNSESGAEELCRSGDVRLVIHLPPGSEKVMESIERKGLTNTKIGENMFIGDCNSEKARIVKEKEASFTEEQPQERRSTRLERLRNRKPGKEEMEFATSKDLAKVVIQCLQPFIVGGSDIKDSDDATTNCSFHSPEVLANPSDSESIDVARFLTTTSKNHGAYHVAHLLLEEVACRGSSHQDAFVKFLELEKLTRHWGQDRSPECSLFLAELYYDFGFCSSDVSMLSEFMSEASYHLCKIIEFVALDYPFHLSGMSGNKNSLSTDSAQTTAQIVTGNSACHGSLLDNSLFNNKRSFWVRFFWLSGRLSSLDGNRAKAHNEFCVSLSLLTNNNNMSDPLGSVGRPYCRIVQELTTDRVLHEINLLEIDFLLLRTLGEMMEKDMYSECIDLLAPLLLSKKDVHLDLLPVANKEGEGVTSIELSALDVLIRACEKVKPMNTEVYLNCRSRRLQMLMVAAGMEEYLSSRKPFDKMSWSKTLIQSDSESREYLSRDWNYLVAEEVKAVSQCVSQVKNSIDQCADSNGFTFPIRSIGDIQSVLVTVMCNIVSIFLSKKSSSLAILDSTEKRQRCCFIDAAIAFCKLQHLNPNAPVKSQVELIVAIHDLLAEYGLCCAGGEGEGEEGTFLKFAIKHLLALDMKLKSNINSNRGSTTIQGEEQLADNIHKKKSLNESKMNAQDAKLGQTETEKTIALKNIALEGMNFKGISSYEGLEDDKSVVECGKHGGDGPDGKSCEGEKASDRLVECSNELTEDEREELELGIDNALDQCFFCLYGLNLRSDSSYEDDLAIHKNTSRGDYQTKEQCADVFQYILPCAKASSRTGLVKLRRVLRAIRKHFPQPPEDVLAGNVIDRFLDDRDLPEDKLSEAAGSDGFVESIMKIILPDAGNIKQCRRSSVESCEPYFEVYCNLYYLLAQSEEMSATDKWPGFVLTKEGEEFVEQNANLFKYDLIYNPLRFESWQRLANIYDEVFSTFSFLTYEVDLLLNDGSKHINVAGWGKNATLPQRVETSRRRSRRCLLMSLALAKTTVQQCEMHELLALVYYDSLQNVAPFYDQRSVIPTKDAAWMTACRNSMKHFKEAFAQKQDWSHAFYLGKLCEKLGCSYDLSFTYYDKAIALNPSAVDPIYRMHASRLKLLCTCGKQNVDALKIVSVYSFSKSTKEAVMNILGEVGCRSPEVLVDIEGGGTQLNPTEQNPVESHQLVEVWQMLYRDCLSALQICVEGDLKHFHRARYMLAQGLYRRGERGDLERAKDELSFCFKSSRSSFTINMWEIDGMVKKGRRKTLGLSGNKKALEVNLPESSRKFITCIRKYMLFYLKLLEETGDIYTLDRGFTSLRTDKRILFL from the exons ATG TTCTCAATCTCAGCTATCAACGATACAGACTCAAAGGGTCACTGGGAACCTTTAGCTCCCACAAAAGAAGcccag GAATCTCACCTTTCACAAATTTATCATGAAGGACTCCTTAAGTTGGAAACCAAAGAATATGAGAATGCTCGTGAACTTTTGGAGGCTGTCCTAAAAGACCCTTTATTATCAAGTGCACAG gtGGAGAATAATGCTAGTGATGGTCATCTCTTACAGCTCAG aTTTTTAGCGCTGAAGAATCTTGCCACTGTTTTCCTTCAACAAGATCCTATTCATTATGAGAAAGCTCTGCGCTGCTATCTTCAAGCTGTGGAGATTGATACCAAAGATTCTGTTGTCTGGAACCAGCTAGGAACACTTTCATGTTCAATGGGTTCATTGAGTATTTCACGTTGGGCATTCGAGCAAGGGCTATTTTGCAGCCCCAATAATT GGAATTGTATGGAGAAACTATTGGAAGTTCTAATTGCTATTGGTGATGAGGTTGCCTGTCTCTCTGTTGCACAGTTGATTTTGAGGCATTGGCCCTCGCATTCTCGTGCTTTGCATGTCAAAAGAACCATTGAAGAGGCAGAACCAATACCATTTGCTCCCAGAGGCATAGATAAGCTGGAGGCAAAACATGTCCGGCTTAAATTCCTTGACAAGAGAAAGGCAACAGATGAGAATATTGATGAAGGCGTTGTGTTTAAAAAGTTGAATCATGTTATAGAACTGCACATTGCAGAAGCTTCTTGGACAGCTCTTGCTGATGCACTTCTTGAAATATTATTGCCATTAAGCAGATGTAATTCTGAGTCAGGTGCTGAAGAACTATGCAGGTCTGGGGATGTCAGACTGGTAATACACTTACCTCCTGGTTCAGAAAAAGTTATGGAGTCTATAGAGAGAAAAGGACTCACTAACACCAAAATTGGTGAAAATATGTTTATTGGTGATTGTAACTCTGAGAAGGCTAGAATTGTCAAAGAAAAAGAAGCTAGTTTTACTGAAGAACAACCTCAGGAGAGACGTAGTACTCGTCTTGAGAGGCTTAGGAATCGTAAACCAGGGAAAGAGGAAATGGAGTTTGCTACCAGTAAGGATCTTGCTAAAGTAGTAATTCAGTGTCTGCAACCTTTTATTGTTGGTGGATCTGATATTAAAGATTCAGATGATGCCACTACTAATTGTTCTTTTCACAGTCCTGAAGTTCTTGCTAATCCATCAGATTCTGAATCTATTGATGTTGCAAGATTTCTCACAACAACTTCAAAAAACCATGGTGCTTACCATGTGGCCCACTTGCTTTTAGAAGAGGTTGCATGTAGAGGTTCTTCACATCAGGATGCTTTTGTCAAGTTCCTGGAGTTGGAAAAGCTGACCAGGCATTGGGGGCAGGATAGGAGTCCAGAATGTAGTCTTTTTCTTGCTGAGCTGTATTATGACTTCGGGTTTTGCTCTTCGGATGTGTCCATGTTGTCTGAGTTCATGTCAGAGGCATCATATCATCTTTGTAAAATCATTGAGTTTGTAGCCTTGGATTATCCTTTCCACTTGAGTGGCATGTCAGGGAACAAAAATAGCTTATCCACTGATAGTGCTCAAACTACTGCCCAAATTGTAACTGGCAACTCTGCTTGTCATGGCTCTCTTTTGGACAATTCCTTGTTTAATAATAAACGCTCCTTCTGGGTTCGTTTTTTCTGGTTAAGTGGGCGATTATCCAGTTTGGATGGCAACAGGGCAAAGGCTCACAATGAGTTTTGTGTTTCATTGTCACTTTTGACAAATAACAACAATATGAGTGATCCCCTTGGCTCTGTTGGCCGTCCGTACTGCAGGATAGTTCAAGAGTTAACAACAGATAGGGTTCTCCATGAAATTAATTTACTAGAGATTGATTTTTTGCTTTTGAGGACTTTAGGTGAGATGATGGAGAAAGATATGTATTCAGAGTGCATAGACTTGCTTGCGCCACTTCTATTGTCAAAAAAAGATGTTCACCTGGATTTATTACCTGTAGCCAATAAGGAAGGTGAAGGGGTTACATCTATTGAACTATCGGCATTGGATGTTTTAATCAGAGCATGTGAAAAGGTGAAGCCGATGAACACGGAGGTGTATTTGAATTGTCGCTCTCGGAGGCTGCAGATGCTTATGGTAGCAGCTGGTATGGAGGAATACCTTTCTTCACGTAAGCCCTTTGACAAGATGTCATGGTCAAAAACATTGATTCAATCTGATTCAGAATCAAGAGAATATCTAAGCAGAGACTGGAATTACTTAGTGGCAGAGGAGGTGAAGGCAGTCTCACAATGTGTGTCACAAGTGAAGAATTCCATTGATCAATGTGCAGATTCT AATGGATTTACTTTTCCAATTAGGAGCATTGGTGATATTCAGTCTGTGCTGGTGACAGTCATGTGCAACATTGTGAGCATATTTCTCTCAAAGAAGTCTTCCAGTTTAGCAATTCTGGATTCAACCGAAAAAAGGCAAAGATGCTGCTTTATTGATGCAGCCATTGCCTTTTGCAAACTTCAGCACCTCAACCCAAATGCACCTGTCAAAAGTCAA GTTGAATTAATTGTGGCAATCCATGACTTGCTTGCTGAGTATGGGCTCTGCTGTGCGGGTGGAGAAGGTGAAGGGGAGGAGGGAACTTTTCTTAAATTTGCAATAAAGCATCTACTGGCCTTGGATATGAAGCTAAAATCCAACATTAACTCAAATAGAGGATCGACTACAATTCAAGGCGAAGAGCAGCTTGCTGataatattcataaaaaaaaatctctaaatGAATCGAAGATGAATGCACAAGATGCAAAACTTGGTCAAACTGAAACAGAAAAAACCATTGCTCTGAAGAATATTGCTCTTGAAGGAATGAATTTCAAGGGAATTTCTTCTTATGAAGGTCTAGAGGACGACAAGTCAGTAGTGGAATGTGGAAAACATGGTGGTGATGGGCCTGATGGCAAGTCTTGTGAAGGAGAAAAAGCAAGTGACCGACTTGTTGAATGCAGCAATGAACTTACTGAAGATGAAAGAGAGGAACTTGAGCTGGGAATTGATAATGCTTTGGATCAGTGTTTTTTCTGCTTATATGGTTTAAATCTTAGATCTGATTCATCCTATGAAGATGATCTGGCCATACATAAAAATACTAGCCGTGGAGATTATCAAACAAAGGAACAATGTGCTGATGTTTTCCAGTATATACTGCCCTGTGCAAAGGCTTCATCT AGAACTGGATTGGTCAAACTCCGGAGAGTGTTAAGAGCTATACGAAAGCACTTTCCACAGCCACCCGAAGATGTTTTGGCTGGAAATGTTATAGATAGGTTCTTAGATGACCGTGATCTGCCTGAAGATAAACTCTCAGAGGCAGCTGGTTCTGATGGGTTTGTTGAGTCAATAATGAAGATAATACTTCCTGATGCTGGAAACATAAAACAATGCAGGAGGTCATCTGTAGAAAG CTGTGAACCGTATTTTGAGGTTTATTGCAACTTGTATTATCTTTTAGCTCAGTCTGAGGAAATGAGTGCTACTGATAAATGGCCTGGCTTTGTACTCACCAAGGAAGGGGAAGAAtttgttgagcaaaatgcaaacctattcaaatatgatttaatttacaACCCTCTACGCTTTGAGAGTTGGCAGCGACTTGCAAATATTTATGATGAGGTCTTCTCAACATTTTCATTTCTGACTTAT GAGGTGGACTTATTGCTAAATGATGGCAGTAAACACATAAATGTTGCAGGATGGGGGAAAAATGCTACTTTACCTCAGAGAGTTGAGACAAGTCGAAGGAGGAGTAGACGATGTTTATTGATGAGTTTGGCTTTAGCAAAGACAACAGTTCAACAG TGTGAGATGCATGAGTTACTGGCGCTTGTATACTACGATAGCCTTCAAAATGTGGCACCGTTTTATGATCAGCGGTCTGTCATACCTACAAAGGATGCAGCATGGATGACTGCTTGTAGGAATTCGATGAAACATTTCAAGGAGGCCTTTGCACAGAA GCAAGATTGGTCTCATGCGTTTTATTTGGGGAAACTATGTGAAAAGCTTGGATGCTCATATGATTTATCATTCACATATTATGATAAAGCTATTGCTCTGAATCCTTCAGCTGTGGATCCTATCTACAGGATGCATGCTTCACGCTTGAAGTTACTTTGTACATGCGGAAAACAGAATGTTGATGCTCTGAAG ATTGTTAGTGTATATTCTTTTAGTAAGTCAACAAAGGAGGCTGTCATGAATATTCTTGGGGAAGTGGGTTGTAGAAGTCCAGAGGTGCTAGTTGATATTGAAGGCGGAGGCACTCAACTCAATCCTACTGAGCAAAACCCTGTGGAATCCCATCAGTTAGTAGAGGTGTGGCAGATGCTTTACAGAGATTGCCTGTCCGCCCTTCAGATCTGCGTGGAAGGGGATCTCAAACATTTTCATAGGGCCCGATATATGCTTGCTCAAGGGCTGTACAGAAGAGGTGAGAGAGGTGATTTGGAGAGGGCAAAGGATGAACTTTCTTTTTGCTTCAAATCATCTCGTTCTTCCTTTACAATTAATATGTGGGAGATTGATGGTATGGTCAAGAAAGGAAG GCGCAAAACACTAGGTCTTTCTGGCAACAAAAAAGCTCTTGAGGTCAACTTACCAGAAAGTTCCCGAAAATTTATCACTTGCATTCGGAAGTATATGTTGTTCTATTTGAAACTTCTGGAGGAGACTGGAGACATTTATACTCTTGACCGGGGTTTTACATCCCTTCGGACAGATAAGAGG ATCTTGTTCCTGTAG
- the LOC131148940 gene encoding calcineurin-binding protein 1 isoform X1, protein MFSISAINDTDSKGHWEPLAPTKEAQESHLSQIYHEGLLKLETKEYENARELLEAVLKDPLLSSAQVENNASDGHLLQLRFLALKNLATVFLQQDPIHYEKALRCYLQAVEIDTKDSVVWNQLGTLSCSMGSLSISRWAFEQGLFCSPNNWNCMEKLLEVLIAIGDEVACLSVAQLILRHWPSHSRALHVKRTIEEAEPIPFAPRGIDKLEAKHVRLKFLDKRKATDENIDEGVVFKKLNHVIELHIAEASWTALADALLEILLPLSRCNSESGAEELCRSGDVRLVIHLPPGSEKVMESIERKGLTNTKIGENMFIGDCNSEKARIVKEKEASFTEEQPQERRSTRLERLRNRKPGKEEMEFATSKDLAKVVIQCLQPFIVGGSDIKDSDDATTNCSFHSPEVLANPSDSESIDVARFLTTTSKNHGAYHVAHLLLEEVACRGSSHQDAFVKFLELEKLTRHWGQDRSPECSLFLAELYYDFGFCSSDVSMLSEFMSEASYHLCKIIEFVALDYPFHLSGMSGNKNSLSTDSAQTTAQIVTGNSACHGSLLDNSLFNNKRSFWVRFFWLSGRLSSLDGNRAKAHNEFCVSLSLLTNNNNMSDPLGSVGRPYCRIVQELTTDRVLHEINLLEIDFLLLRTLGEMMEKDMYSECIDLLAPLLLSKKDVHLDLLPVANKEGEGVTSIELSALDVLIRACEKVKPMNTEVYLNCRSRRLQMLMVAAGMEEYLSSRKPFDKMSWSKTLIQSDSESREYLSRDWNYLVAEEVKAVSQCVSQVKNSIDQCADSNGFTFPIRSIGDIQSVLVTVMCNIVSIFLSKKSSSLAILDSTEKRQRCCFIDAAIAFCKLQHLNPNAPVKSQVELIVAIHDLLAEYGLCCAGGEGEGEEGTFLKFAIKHLLALDMKLKSNINSNRGSTTIQGEEQLADNIHKKKSLNESKMNAQDAKLGQTETEKTIALKNIALEGMNFKGISSYEGLEDDKSVVECGKHGGDGPDGKSCEGEKASDRLVECSNELTEDEREELELGIDNALDQCFFCLYGLNLRSDSSYEDDLAIHKNTSRGDYQTKEQCADVFQYILPCAKASSRTGLVKLRRVLRAIRKHFPQPPEDVLAGNVIDRFLDDRDLPEDKLSEAAGSDGFVESIMKIILPDAGNIKQCRRSSVESCEPYFEVYCNLYYLLAQSEEMSATDKWPGFVLTKEGEEFVEQNANLFKYDLIYNPLRFESWQRLANIYDEEVDLLLNDGSKHINVAGWGKNATLPQRVETSRRRSRRCLLMSLALAKTTVQQCEMHELLALVYYDSLQNVAPFYDQRSVIPTKDAAWMTACRNSMKHFKEAFAQKQDWSHAFYLGKLCEKLGCSYDLSFTYYDKAIALNPSAVDPIYRMHASRLKLLCTCGKQNVDALKIVSVYSFSKSTKEAVMNILGEVGCRSPEVLVDIEGGGTQLNPTEQNPVESHQLVEVWQMLYRDCLSALQICVEGDLKHFHRARYMLAQGLYRRGERGDLERAKDELSFCFKSSRSSFTINMWEIDGMVKKGRRKTLGLSGNKKALEVNLPESSRKFITCIRKYMLFYLKLLEETGDIYTLDRGFTSLRTDKRFSLCLEDLVPVAVGRYIKALISSICQAESVGSGSASSSLEHLQEKMFASFLEQGNLWFDVCNLPEIKSPELSESSLYGYLYQYIQSLEKNLRLETLEGIFEKMRKRFKNPKLSNSNCAKVCKQASLVWCRSIIVSLALITPLHTGPSSEMQVLNVSDGGLENSLLLCVDLQTNELWSSLLDDSTHLKHMETKWSPLLSQLKNVLVKRASEENLETANSLLRCSYNFYRESSCVLLPSGVDLYLVPSRLATEAQIRPGMDGVEILDLSIPRKLLMWAYTLLQGRCSNISVVIKHCEENIKSKMKKGSAPLSTSASTATIAHTGGGKDGAGLGHGGGVEAEVPPLPTPASAVLMTEGESAHGRSPVPSGETQKGFSSAPQLQHCNSTIAQTQTQRGSLSASDGEHNS, encoded by the exons ATG TTCTCAATCTCAGCTATCAACGATACAGACTCAAAGGGTCACTGGGAACCTTTAGCTCCCACAAAAGAAGcccag GAATCTCACCTTTCACAAATTTATCATGAAGGACTCCTTAAGTTGGAAACCAAAGAATATGAGAATGCTCGTGAACTTTTGGAGGCTGTCCTAAAAGACCCTTTATTATCAAGTGCACAG gtGGAGAATAATGCTAGTGATGGTCATCTCTTACAGCTCAG aTTTTTAGCGCTGAAGAATCTTGCCACTGTTTTCCTTCAACAAGATCCTATTCATTATGAGAAAGCTCTGCGCTGCTATCTTCAAGCTGTGGAGATTGATACCAAAGATTCTGTTGTCTGGAACCAGCTAGGAACACTTTCATGTTCAATGGGTTCATTGAGTATTTCACGTTGGGCATTCGAGCAAGGGCTATTTTGCAGCCCCAATAATT GGAATTGTATGGAGAAACTATTGGAAGTTCTAATTGCTATTGGTGATGAGGTTGCCTGTCTCTCTGTTGCACAGTTGATTTTGAGGCATTGGCCCTCGCATTCTCGTGCTTTGCATGTCAAAAGAACCATTGAAGAGGCAGAACCAATACCATTTGCTCCCAGAGGCATAGATAAGCTGGAGGCAAAACATGTCCGGCTTAAATTCCTTGACAAGAGAAAGGCAACAGATGAGAATATTGATGAAGGCGTTGTGTTTAAAAAGTTGAATCATGTTATAGAACTGCACATTGCAGAAGCTTCTTGGACAGCTCTTGCTGATGCACTTCTTGAAATATTATTGCCATTAAGCAGATGTAATTCTGAGTCAGGTGCTGAAGAACTATGCAGGTCTGGGGATGTCAGACTGGTAATACACTTACCTCCTGGTTCAGAAAAAGTTATGGAGTCTATAGAGAGAAAAGGACTCACTAACACCAAAATTGGTGAAAATATGTTTATTGGTGATTGTAACTCTGAGAAGGCTAGAATTGTCAAAGAAAAAGAAGCTAGTTTTACTGAAGAACAACCTCAGGAGAGACGTAGTACTCGTCTTGAGAGGCTTAGGAATCGTAAACCAGGGAAAGAGGAAATGGAGTTTGCTACCAGTAAGGATCTTGCTAAAGTAGTAATTCAGTGTCTGCAACCTTTTATTGTTGGTGGATCTGATATTAAAGATTCAGATGATGCCACTACTAATTGTTCTTTTCACAGTCCTGAAGTTCTTGCTAATCCATCAGATTCTGAATCTATTGATGTTGCAAGATTTCTCACAACAACTTCAAAAAACCATGGTGCTTACCATGTGGCCCACTTGCTTTTAGAAGAGGTTGCATGTAGAGGTTCTTCACATCAGGATGCTTTTGTCAAGTTCCTGGAGTTGGAAAAGCTGACCAGGCATTGGGGGCAGGATAGGAGTCCAGAATGTAGTCTTTTTCTTGCTGAGCTGTATTATGACTTCGGGTTTTGCTCTTCGGATGTGTCCATGTTGTCTGAGTTCATGTCAGAGGCATCATATCATCTTTGTAAAATCATTGAGTTTGTAGCCTTGGATTATCCTTTCCACTTGAGTGGCATGTCAGGGAACAAAAATAGCTTATCCACTGATAGTGCTCAAACTACTGCCCAAATTGTAACTGGCAACTCTGCTTGTCATGGCTCTCTTTTGGACAATTCCTTGTTTAATAATAAACGCTCCTTCTGGGTTCGTTTTTTCTGGTTAAGTGGGCGATTATCCAGTTTGGATGGCAACAGGGCAAAGGCTCACAATGAGTTTTGTGTTTCATTGTCACTTTTGACAAATAACAACAATATGAGTGATCCCCTTGGCTCTGTTGGCCGTCCGTACTGCAGGATAGTTCAAGAGTTAACAACAGATAGGGTTCTCCATGAAATTAATTTACTAGAGATTGATTTTTTGCTTTTGAGGACTTTAGGTGAGATGATGGAGAAAGATATGTATTCAGAGTGCATAGACTTGCTTGCGCCACTTCTATTGTCAAAAAAAGATGTTCACCTGGATTTATTACCTGTAGCCAATAAGGAAGGTGAAGGGGTTACATCTATTGAACTATCGGCATTGGATGTTTTAATCAGAGCATGTGAAAAGGTGAAGCCGATGAACACGGAGGTGTATTTGAATTGTCGCTCTCGGAGGCTGCAGATGCTTATGGTAGCAGCTGGTATGGAGGAATACCTTTCTTCACGTAAGCCCTTTGACAAGATGTCATGGTCAAAAACATTGATTCAATCTGATTCAGAATCAAGAGAATATCTAAGCAGAGACTGGAATTACTTAGTGGCAGAGGAGGTGAAGGCAGTCTCACAATGTGTGTCACAAGTGAAGAATTCCATTGATCAATGTGCAGATTCT AATGGATTTACTTTTCCAATTAGGAGCATTGGTGATATTCAGTCTGTGCTGGTGACAGTCATGTGCAACATTGTGAGCATATTTCTCTCAAAGAAGTCTTCCAGTTTAGCAATTCTGGATTCAACCGAAAAAAGGCAAAGATGCTGCTTTATTGATGCAGCCATTGCCTTTTGCAAACTTCAGCACCTCAACCCAAATGCACCTGTCAAAAGTCAA GTTGAATTAATTGTGGCAATCCATGACTTGCTTGCTGAGTATGGGCTCTGCTGTGCGGGTGGAGAAGGTGAAGGGGAGGAGGGAACTTTTCTTAAATTTGCAATAAAGCATCTACTGGCCTTGGATATGAAGCTAAAATCCAACATTAACTCAAATAGAGGATCGACTACAATTCAAGGCGAAGAGCAGCTTGCTGataatattcataaaaaaaaatctctaaatGAATCGAAGATGAATGCACAAGATGCAAAACTTGGTCAAACTGAAACAGAAAAAACCATTGCTCTGAAGAATATTGCTCTTGAAGGAATGAATTTCAAGGGAATTTCTTCTTATGAAGGTCTAGAGGACGACAAGTCAGTAGTGGAATGTGGAAAACATGGTGGTGATGGGCCTGATGGCAAGTCTTGTGAAGGAGAAAAAGCAAGTGACCGACTTGTTGAATGCAGCAATGAACTTACTGAAGATGAAAGAGAGGAACTTGAGCTGGGAATTGATAATGCTTTGGATCAGTGTTTTTTCTGCTTATATGGTTTAAATCTTAGATCTGATTCATCCTATGAAGATGATCTGGCCATACATAAAAATACTAGCCGTGGAGATTATCAAACAAAGGAACAATGTGCTGATGTTTTCCAGTATATACTGCCCTGTGCAAAGGCTTCATCT AGAACTGGATTGGTCAAACTCCGGAGAGTGTTAAGAGCTATACGAAAGCACTTTCCACAGCCACCCGAAGATGTTTTGGCTGGAAATGTTATAGATAGGTTCTTAGATGACCGTGATCTGCCTGAAGATAAACTCTCAGAGGCAGCTGGTTCTGATGGGTTTGTTGAGTCAATAATGAAGATAATACTTCCTGATGCTGGAAACATAAAACAATGCAGGAGGTCATCTGTAGAAAG CTGTGAACCGTATTTTGAGGTTTATTGCAACTTGTATTATCTTTTAGCTCAGTCTGAGGAAATGAGTGCTACTGATAAATGGCCTGGCTTTGTACTCACCAAGGAAGGGGAAGAAtttgttgagcaaaatgcaaacctattcaaatatgatttaatttacaACCCTCTACGCTTTGAGAGTTGGCAGCGACTTGCAAATATTTATGATGAG GAGGTGGACTTATTGCTAAATGATGGCAGTAAACACATAAATGTTGCAGGATGGGGGAAAAATGCTACTTTACCTCAGAGAGTTGAGACAAGTCGAAGGAGGAGTAGACGATGTTTATTGATGAGTTTGGCTTTAGCAAAGACAACAGTTCAACAG TGTGAGATGCATGAGTTACTGGCGCTTGTATACTACGATAGCCTTCAAAATGTGGCACCGTTTTATGATCAGCGGTCTGTCATACCTACAAAGGATGCAGCATGGATGACTGCTTGTAGGAATTCGATGAAACATTTCAAGGAGGCCTTTGCACAGAA GCAAGATTGGTCTCATGCGTTTTATTTGGGGAAACTATGTGAAAAGCTTGGATGCTCATATGATTTATCATTCACATATTATGATAAAGCTATTGCTCTGAATCCTTCAGCTGTGGATCCTATCTACAGGATGCATGCTTCACGCTTGAAGTTACTTTGTACATGCGGAAAACAGAATGTTGATGCTCTGAAG ATTGTTAGTGTATATTCTTTTAGTAAGTCAACAAAGGAGGCTGTCATGAATATTCTTGGGGAAGTGGGTTGTAGAAGTCCAGAGGTGCTAGTTGATATTGAAGGCGGAGGCACTCAACTCAATCCTACTGAGCAAAACCCTGTGGAATCCCATCAGTTAGTAGAGGTGTGGCAGATGCTTTACAGAGATTGCCTGTCCGCCCTTCAGATCTGCGTGGAAGGGGATCTCAAACATTTTCATAGGGCCCGATATATGCTTGCTCAAGGGCTGTACAGAAGAGGTGAGAGAGGTGATTTGGAGAGGGCAAAGGATGAACTTTCTTTTTGCTTCAAATCATCTCGTTCTTCCTTTACAATTAATATGTGGGAGATTGATGGTATGGTCAAGAAAGGAAG GCGCAAAACACTAGGTCTTTCTGGCAACAAAAAAGCTCTTGAGGTCAACTTACCAGAAAGTTCCCGAAAATTTATCACTTGCATTCGGAAGTATATGTTGTTCTATTTGAAACTTCTGGAGGAGACTGGAGACATTTATACTCTTGACCGGGGTTTTACATCCCTTCGGACAGATAAGAGG TTCTCGTTATGTCTTGAAGATCTTGTTCCTGTAGCTGTTGGGAGGTACATCAAGGCCTTAATTTCATCCATATGCCAAGCTGAGAGTGTTGGATCTGGTTCAGCAAGCAGTTCACTTGAGCATCTTCAGGAGAAGATGTTTGCTTCGTTCTTGGAACAGGGGAATTTATGGTTTGATGTATGCAATTTGCCTGAGATCAAGAGCCCAGAGTTATCAGAGAGCAGTTTATATGG CTACCTCTACCAGTATATCCAGTCACTGGAGAAAAATCTCAGGCTGGAAACCCTTGAAGGAATatttgagaaaatgaggaaacgTTTTAAGAATCCAAAATTATCAAATAGTAACTGTGCCAAAGTTTGCAAGCAGGCTTCTTTGGTTTGGTGTCGGTCCATTATAGTTAGCTTGGCGTTGATCACTCCATTACATACTGGTCCCTCAAGTGAGATGCAGGTTCTTAATGTGTCAGATGGTGGCTTAGAAAATAGCCTGCTTCTTTGTGTTGATCTGCAGACAAATGAATTGTGGAGTTCATTGCTTGATGATTCAACCCACCTGAAACATATGGAAACAAAATggagcccattgttgtctcaacTCAAAAATGTTCTGGTGAAGAGGGCTTCAGAGGAAAATTTGGAGACCGCCAACTCTCTGCTTAGATGTTCCTACAATTTCTATCGGGAAAGCTCATGTGTGTTGCTGCCATCAGGAGTTGACCTTTATCTAGTGCCATCTCGGTTAGCAACAGAAGCACAAATTCGACCAGGCATGGATGGGGTGGAAATTTTAGATCTGAGTATCCCACGAAAGCTTCTCATGTGGGCGTACACTCTGTTGCAGGGCCGTTGCTCAAACATCTCTGTTGTCATAAAGCATTGCGAAGAAAACATAAAG